CATTTAATAAATCAACTAACTCTTTTTTAATATCTAAAGGAGCATTTAATCCAACCTTTACAAAGATATTAACACTTCCTGTATCTTGACATAAAGGTCTATGACCCATTGCACACATTTTTGAATTAATTAATATTTGTCCAATTGCATTTTTTGCAGCTTCACCTTTTTCTACATTATAAGCTTCTACCATC
The DNA window shown above is from Arcobacter sp. F2176 and carries:
- a CDS encoding fumarate hydratase, which gives rise to MKKITEQDIIESIADACQYISFYHPEDFVKGMVEAYNVEKGEAAKNAIGQILINSKMCAMGHRPLCQDTGSVNIFVKVGLNAPLDIKKELVDLLN